The segment CCAGTAGTCAGATTGCTGGGATATGCTTTACTCATATTGCTTTCTCGGTGCTGCGTGCTTTCTATTCGCAGCTTACACTGAGAGAGCTTTTTTACCGACTAGCTGACTTTTCAAACATCCTCTTAGACAATTAATCTTGCTCAGGAGGACAACTTCAACTTTGCCATTCCCTAAGTAATGTTTTTAGGCAAGATATTTTTAGGCAAGATATTTTTCGACGGTCGCTGCGATCGTGGTTTTGGGCACCGCACCGACCACCATATCTACCTTAATACCCCCCTTGAAAATAAGTAACGCCGGAATGCTGCGAATACCATACTCACTAGCGATCCCAGGGTTCTCATCAGTATTGAGCTTAACGACCTTCAGTTGACCCTCGTATTGCACAGATACCTCATCGACAGATGGGGCAACCATGCGGCAGGGGCCACACCAAGGTGCCCAAAAATCGACTAAAACAGGAATTTCGCTACTCAGAACTTCTTGCTGAAAGTTTGCGTCTGTGACTTGTGCAACGGATGACATGGCGAAAACCTCTGTTTACTTTTGATGAGTTCAAAGCTCATTAATTCGAGAATCTCGAATAACAGAACCATAGCGTTTCCTGTGGCATAATGCAACCATGCGATTGATTCATTATCCAGACCGAAAAGATATGACGTTGGCGGGCGTGCTTTATGCGCTAGGTGACTCGGTGCGGCTGGAGGTCGTGCGCCGCTTGGCAAGTCAAAACATGCTGCCTTGCTGTGCACTGTCTGACTCGGTGGCAAAGTCTACGCTTTCCCATCACTTCAAAGTGTTGCGAGAGTCAGGCATCATTTATTCCCGCCGAGAAGGAACGCAATATATTAATTCGCTCCGACGAGAAGATTTAGAGGCGCGGTTTCCAGGGTTGTTAGATGCGGTGCTGCGGGCACTAGAGGAGGAGCCTTAGCCTGTTTGCTCGAAAGGTTGCTCTAAGAATGAGGGTGTAGATTCTAGCGGAACCGTTTCGTGAAAATGGGTGTAGTCGAGGTAGCGATCGCCATTTGAAGACTGATAGAACAGATCAACAAACTGATGATCCCACAAAATTTCGCAGGGGCTAAACATATGTCTAGCATGGATATTGTAAGCAACCGTCTCGTCAGTACCACTAATAGATACAG is part of the Timaviella obliquedivisa GSE-PSE-MK23-08B genome and harbors:
- the trxA gene encoding thioredoxin; this translates as MSSVAQVTDANFQQEVLSSEIPVLVDFWAPWCGPCRMVAPSVDEVSVQYEGQLKVVKLNTDENPGIASEYGIRSIPALLIFKGGIKVDMVVGAVPKTTIAATVEKYLA
- a CDS encoding helix-turn-helix domain-containing protein encodes the protein MRLIHYPDRKDMTLAGVLYALGDSVRLEVVRRLASQNMLPCCALSDSVAKSTLSHHFKVLRESGIIYSRREGTQYINSLRREDLEARFPGLLDAVLRALEEEP